Part of the Dehalococcoidia bacterium genome is shown below.
TGCTCCTCCTACCGCCTCGCAGGCAAGCAGGCATAGGGTCGGACGCAAAGCCTTCCCGGGTGAGGCCTCGATGGGATTACCCTGCTCATCCACCCAACCGAGGTGGTATCGCATCATATCATACAAAGGCGACTGTCGATCGTCCAACACCGCTCTCAGTTCGGTATTGATAGCAGCACGATATTTCTTGAAGGCAAAAGGCTCACTTACCTTTTGATCACCTGTCACGCCTGTCATCTCCTCTTTAGCAAGATGAGAAAAGGAGCTAGTAATCCTCCATGCTATGTCTTCAGCTTTTGGGTCAAACGTGTATCAGCTTCCGGGAGCTATGCTCCACAAAGTTATCTGGCAGGCCAGTGCAATGGGACATAACCTCAACCGGTTTGGGAGGATAAAGTTGTGGCGGCACGCCGCTTCCGAATCCTATAGCGAGTGCATTATCCTCGATTTTCATCAGTCTCTCTCCCATGTATACCTGCGCCAGAATTAGTTATTAGTCCAGAGGCTTGGCAAAGCGAGCATTAACGACAGCAGTATCAATGCCATCCGTTGTTAGCTGCTCCGTGGCGGCAATAATGGGTGCCGCCATGTTGGGGATGCTGCACAGACAGAGGTTAATGGAGTAGCCCTGGCATTTCCCGTCATCATCCCCGACAGGGGAACGAGAGCAGTGCTGAAGAAAAAAGCCGAATAACACACTAAGCCCCAATTACGAAACACCTAATAAGATTGTCCGGTGTTCAAGGACTCGGTGGGACAGTGATTCTGGAGCAGAGCCAGGTAATTGGCTCTAAAGCCATCCGGGTAATAGCCCTGAGGCCTTCATTCTTGCTGATATAGTCCGCCAGGGGTGGGCTGCTTGTATAGTAGAGGGAAACAGCCAGTCGTCCCGCCGCGTTGGTGAGCAGGTATTCGTCCCTGAACTGGCGCAGCACCTCTATATCCTCTGCCAGAGGTGTCCCGTAGGCTGCGGTGGCTATGAAGCACTCATATTTTTCTTCCAGCAGGACATCGTCGAACCACGCCTCTGGATTTGAAGCGTTTCCAATAGGAGTCATTTCTAGCTCAATAACAGCATAATATGCCGTCTCTGGACTATAGAAGTAGGCCATGTCTTTCTCCCAGACAGTCTGATTAGTCGATAAAAGAACGTTAGGTTGTAGCCTCAAAGCCATCGATTCAGCCAGCCAAAGAACATCGGATTCTACTGGTTCTCCATCCGAATCTT
Proteins encoded:
- a CDS encoding CFI-box-CTERM domain-containing protein — translated: MKRSFLGILVSAIILVIVMPLLLTSCTGVPVVEVTSENVIKNTGFEEPTGNVTDPPSDWVATGTSLGRTTDAYSGNYSAYIYGANSTYTQTVRIKAVALYRFSSYIKSNESTATLNVTVQDSDGEPVESDVLWLAESMALRLQPNVLLSTNQTVWEKDMAYFYSPETAYYAVIELEMTPIGNASNPEAWFDDVLLEEKYECFIATAAYGTPLAEDIEVLRQFRDEYLLTNAAGRLAVSLYYTSSPPLADYISKNEGLRAITRMALEPITWLCSRITVPPSP